A portion of the Bifidobacterium lemurum genome contains these proteins:
- a CDS encoding LacI family DNA-binding transcriptional regulator, with the protein MVTIQEVAQASGASKTAVSLVLNNKDAKRVNPQVAERIRRAAEELGYRPNSIARSLRTKRTRTLGFISDEIASTPFAGKLILGAQDAARDLGYVLLTINTNNDAQIEDEGIAALRRYGVDGFLYAFMYHRVVRVPQSLLALPTVVLDAEDVDGVIPGIMPDEPHLSYAATERLVSAGRRRILYVGTTAPIPAREQRLSGYRQAMEDSPIGFDAELVVDISDDVDAFDVADEAIRRLRPDGIVCFNDIRATVVYDCMKTQGLVVGEDTDVIGIDNQPFIAQMLRPRLTSVELPHYEMGYWSVAKLVSIIEDRDPADLVLPEQLGEMPSLTQSHALAYGKVIDKQSVRM; encoded by the coding sequence ATGGTCACGATCCAGGAAGTCGCCCAGGCATCGGGCGCATCGAAAACCGCCGTTTCTCTAGTACTTAATAACAAGGATGCGAAACGTGTGAATCCACAGGTCGCCGAACGTATCCGCCGTGCGGCCGAGGAACTCGGCTATCGGCCGAATTCGATCGCGCGCAGCCTGCGTACGAAGCGTACTCGAACGCTCGGCTTCATCAGCGACGAGATCGCCTCCACTCCTTTCGCCGGCAAGCTGATTCTTGGCGCGCAGGATGCTGCGCGTGACTTGGGATATGTGCTGCTCACCATCAACACTAATAACGACGCACAAATCGAGGATGAGGGCATCGCCGCTTTGCGTCGGTATGGCGTGGATGGTTTTCTGTACGCGTTCATGTACCATCGCGTGGTGCGGGTGCCGCAGTCGTTGCTGGCGCTTCCCACGGTGGTATTGGATGCGGAGGACGTGGATGGTGTGATTCCCGGGATTATGCCCGATGAGCCGCATCTGAGCTATGCCGCGACTGAGCGTTTGGTCAGTGCTGGGCGGCGACGAATTCTGTATGTGGGCACTACAGCGCCCATTCCTGCGCGGGAACAGCGTTTGTCGGGATACCGGCAGGCTATGGAGGATTCCCCCATCGGATTCGACGCTGAATTGGTGGTCGACATTAGCGACGATGTGGATGCGTTCGATGTGGCTGATGAGGCGATTCGTCGACTGCGTCCGGATGGCATTGTATGTTTCAACGACATTCGCGCCACGGTGGTTTATGACTGCATGAAAACCCAAGGGCTGGTGGTTGGAGAAGACACCGATGTCATCGGCATCGATAACCAGCCATTCATCGCGCAGATGCTCAGGCCTCGTCTGACTTCGGTGGAATTGCCTCACTACGAGATGGGATATTGGTCCGTCGCGAAATTGGTTTCGATAATCGAGGACCGTGACCCTGCCGACCTAGTGTTGCCTGAACAACTGGGCGAAATGCCGTCGCTCACGCAATCCCACGCGTTGGCCTATGGCAAGGTCATCGACAAACAATCCGTGCGAATGTAA
- a CDS encoding YesL family protein, producing MNVAMFAHTLLGAFVVGFFPSVAAAHTVYRDWLLAEDRAWKTRQVWRRFHSAWRTELKPANLFGWFQAAVGLLLLFDYRVMNWHATGVFDYALAGVLLLAIVVFVLFFDMSWVLRAHYAERGSWVVRASLAAVIARPLCSVMLAMTAFLTLWVWYNWPGVMMVFGLALPFFCTTMLVCSFARLPGVPRPQEAARSRAVSGR from the coding sequence GTGAACGTCGCCATGTTCGCGCACACGTTGCTGGGTGCCTTCGTCGTCGGTTTCTTTCCTTCCGTCGCTGCTGCGCATACTGTATACCGTGACTGGCTGCTCGCCGAGGATCGCGCTTGGAAAACCCGTCAGGTGTGGCGGCGCTTCCATTCGGCGTGGAGAACCGAGTTGAAGCCCGCCAACCTGTTCGGATGGTTTCAAGCAGCTGTGGGATTGTTGCTACTGTTCGACTACCGCGTGATGAATTGGCATGCCACCGGTGTGTTCGATTACGCGCTTGCGGGTGTGCTACTGCTGGCGATAGTGGTGTTCGTGCTGTTTTTCGACATGTCATGGGTGCTGCGCGCCCATTATGCCGAACGAGGGTCGTGGGTGGTGCGCGCGTCGCTGGCGGCGGTGATCGCTCGCCCGTTGTGCAGCGTGATGCTTGCGATGACTGCGTTCCTTACGCTGTGGGTATGGTACAACTGGCCAGGCGTGATGATGGTGTTCGGGCTGGCGTTGCCTTTCTTCTGCACCACTATGTTGGTATGTTCGTTCGCGCGACTGCCTGGAGTCCCTCGTCCTCAAGAGGCGGCACGTTCCCGTGCTGTGTCGGGGAGGTGA